One genomic region from Anopheles bellator chromosome 2, idAnoBellAS_SP24_06.2, whole genome shotgun sequence encodes:
- the LOC131210792 gene encoding peroxynitrite isomerase THAP4-like — MSKIHEALKPIQWLIGTWESVSAKGSFPTIRDFSYNEVLKFESLGQPLLMYESRSKNPISGNPMHLESGFLRIKPGTNEVAFMIAHNFGLVVLEEGTASDNGLQLVSKSVDRMSFAKDPAVKATQKTYRLNTDGTLEIQTAMETSNTPLTNHLIALYKKKD; from the coding sequence ATGTCAAAAATTCACGAAGCTCTCAAACCAATCCAGTGGCTAATAGGCACATGGGAATCGGTTAGCGCGAAAGGGAGCTTTCCGACGATACGGGATTTTTCCTACAACGAGGTGCTCAAATTCGAATCGCTGGGGCAACCGTTGCTCATGTACGAATCGCGCTCTAAGAATCCCATTTCCGGGAACCCGATGCACCTGGAAAGTGGTTTCCTTCGCATTAAACCCGGAACCAACGAAGTTGCGTTTATGATTGCCCATAACTTCGGTTTGGTTGTGCTAGAGGAAGGAACGGCGAGCGACAATGGACTACAGCTGGTCTCAAAATCGGTGGACCGTATGTCCTTTGCAAAGGACCCTGCCGTAAAGGCTACCCAGAAAACCTACCGCCTTAATACCGATGGAACACTGGAGATTCAAACGGCGATGGAAACGAGCAACACACCACTGACCAACCACCT